One part of the Campylobacter sp. RM16189 genome encodes these proteins:
- a CDS encoding DNA-directed RNA polymerase subunit omega, with product MRIEEVAAKALKTVEGDRYKLSLVVAKRAEALAAGAKSLLDKDVSKMKFADIALCEIAEGKISLEAIIETAK from the coding sequence ATGAGAATAGAAGAGGTAGCCGCGAAAGCATTAAAAACGGTTGAAGGTGATAGATATAAGCTATCTTTAGTAGTGGCAAAACGCGCAGAAGCTTTGGCTGCAGGAGCTAAAAGTTTGCTTGATAAAGATGTAAGCAAGATGAAATTTGCAGATATTGCACTTTGCGAAATTGCCGAAGGAAAAATTAGTCTAGAGGCTATCATTGAAACAGCAAAATAG
- a CDS encoding RelA/SpoT family protein, translating to MKQQNSGIFLEQLIEDIVVCKDVAGARDILASLCNITPNIEKAISCCITSHAGQFRKSGEPYAIHPILVSSIVAHMGGDESMIISAILHDVVEDTDCSTETVREEFGEEVAKLVEGLTKIVAIREDKLASSESNERLAASAMTFRKMLLVSIEDVRVLVVKLCDRLHNMITLDALRPEKQKRIAEETLMVYAPIAHRLGISSIKNILEDISFKYALPEEYKKIDKYVDEHKQELQLKLNSFIEKISQILLQNGFNESSFDIQKRVKHHYSIYLKMQRKGISIEEVLDLLAARILVREPQDCYLALGLLHINFNPLISRFKDYIALPKQNGYQTIHTTIFDNKSIFEVQIRTFDMHKTAEYGVAAHWKYKSGGFLNPKLDWLSDIGMQNEGENNPEELYEYAKDSLYVEDIAVYSPKGDIFTLPRGATALDYAYEIHTEIGLHAKEAYVNRIRVSLLTELKNGDIVNIVTGDEPKYRCSWLGSVKTGKAKATIRSLCKQKIRDINNIIALEILSGIFGVSTNRILVWLESEKMTKRVFRAAYDSVYLQDVVNALKKYIKKDRPFALALTDKYLVRKQKFDHIVIYSNHKISSVEFDYCCNPKRGDDIMGFRNDHHVTVHHKLCERAMKLAEDKNEMIFVKWTRNAPHRYKIILSLENRRGSLAEFLTYIARLQVDLVTITLSEANDIAADVFNLTIELNENLDVNEIKDRLRDRYKIMEFVSLDDAYN from the coding sequence TTGAAACAGCAAAATAGCGGGATTTTTTTAGAACAACTCATTGAAGATATAGTTGTTTGTAAGGATGTAGCCGGCGCTAGAGATATTTTAGCCTCTCTTTGTAATATTACCCCAAACATAGAAAAGGCTATTAGCTGCTGTATAACATCTCATGCTGGGCAATTTAGAAAGAGCGGAGAGCCTTACGCGATACACCCTATATTGGTATCTTCTATCGTGGCTCATATGGGTGGTGATGAGAGTATGATAATATCTGCTATCTTGCACGACGTAGTGGAGGATACGGATTGCTCTACTGAGACTGTCAGAGAGGAATTTGGAGAAGAGGTAGCAAAGCTGGTAGAGGGACTTACTAAAATTGTAGCCATTAGGGAGGATAAGCTGGCCAGTTCTGAGTCAAACGAGCGTCTAGCAGCCTCTGCTATGACATTTCGTAAGATGCTTTTAGTGTCTATTGAAGATGTTCGTGTGCTTGTAGTAAAGCTTTGCGATAGACTTCATAATATGATAACCCTAGATGCTTTAAGACCCGAAAAGCAAAAGCGAATCGCAGAAGAGACCCTTATGGTTTATGCTCCTATTGCTCACAGACTAGGAATCTCTTCCATAAAAAATATACTTGAGGATATAAGTTTTAAATATGCACTTCCTGAAGAGTATAAAAAAATAGACAAATATGTAGATGAGCATAAGCAAGAGCTTCAGTTAAAGCTAAATTCGTTTATAGAAAAGATTAGTCAAATTTTACTTCAAAACGGTTTTAATGAAAGCAGTTTTGATATACAAAAGCGTGTAAAGCATCACTATTCCATCTATCTTAAGATGCAAAGAAAGGGAATATCCATAGAGGAGGTTTTAGATCTTCTTGCAGCTAGAATTTTGGTCAGAGAGCCTCAGGATTGTTATTTGGCACTCGGGCTTTTGCATATAAATTTTAATCCTCTTATATCAAGATTTAAGGACTATATCGCACTTCCTAAGCAAAATGGATACCAAACTATTCATACTACAATTTTTGATAATAAAAGTATTTTTGAAGTCCAAATTCGCACCTTTGATATGCACAAAACCGCAGAATACGGAGTTGCAGCCCACTGGAAGTATAAAAGCGGAGGTTTTTTAAATCCTAAGCTTGATTGGCTAAGTGATATCGGTATGCAAAACGAGGGTGAAAATAATCCTGAAGAGCTATATGAGTATGCAAAAGATAGCCTATACGTAGAAGATATTGCCGTTTATTCGCCAAAGGGAGATATTTTTACTCTGCCGCGCGGAGCTACTGCACTTGATTACGCTTATGAGATTCATACAGAGATAGGACTGCATGCCAAAGAGGCTTATGTAAACCGCATTAGAGTTTCGCTTCTAACCGAGCTAAAAAATGGAGATATAGTAAATATTGTCACAGGAGACGAGCCAAAATACCGCTGCTCTTGGCTTGGAAGCGTAAAAACAGGCAAGGCAAAGGCTACCATAAGATCGCTTTGTAAGCAGAAAATCAGGGATATAAATAATATCATCGCACTTGAAATTTTAAGTGGAATTTTTGGGGTATCTACTAATAGAATCCTTGTTTGGTTAGAGAGTGAAAAGATGACAAAAAGAGTATTTAGAGCCGCCTATGACTCCGTATACCTTCAAGATGTCGTAAATGCTCTTAAAAAATATATAAAAAAAGATCGTCCATTTGCTCTTGCTTTAACAGATAAATATCTTGTTAGAAAGCAGAAATTTGATCATATAGTTATCTATTCAAACCATAAAATAAGTAGTGTAGAGTTTGATTACTGTTGCAATCCAAAAAGAGGCGATGATATTATGGGCTTTAGAAATGATCATCATGTAACCGTTCACCATAAGCTATGTGAGCGTGCTATGAAGTTAGCCGAAGATAAGAATGAGATGATTTTTGTAAAATGGACTAGAAATGCCCCTCATAGATATAAAATCATCCTAAGTCTTGAAAATCGCCGTGGTTCTTTGGCTGAGTTTTTAACATATATAGCTAGGTTGCAAGTAGATCTCGTTACTATAACGCTTTCTGAAGCAAACGACATTGCTGCGGATGTATTTAATCTAACTATAGAGCTTAATGAAAATTTGGATGTGAACGAAATTAAAGATAGACTAAGAGATCGTTATAAGATAATGGAATTCGTATCTCTTGATGATGCGTATAATTAA
- the tyrS gene encoding tyrosine--tRNA ligase, whose amino-acid sequence MADIAKIIDEIKKGVAEIIGEEQVIELVKRYYEKGENFYVKAGFDPTAPDLHLGHSVVLTKMAFLQKHGAIVQFLIGDFTGQIGDPSGKSATRKKLDKETVAKNAKTYEEQVFKILDPKKTVIMFNSKWCNELGAAGIVELTSTFPVARMLERDDFEKRFKAGSSISISEFLYPLLQGYDSVAMKCDIEMGGTDQKFNLLMGRTLQRIYNIGKEQAVIMMPLLEGLDGVNKMSKSLGNYIGVTDNANDMFGKILSISDDLMWRYYELLSDKSVDEIKSLKDDVDSGKAHPKAVKEALALEITARYHGESVANEAKAEFDRVHTQNQIPAELEEFNLKAPVWIVEALVHCKLSSTNSQARRDISANAVSIDQKKISDEQLKLGVGEYILQVGKRKFAKLKVVDGV is encoded by the coding sequence GTGGCTGATATTGCAAAAATTATAGACGAGATAAAAAAGGGTGTTGCAGAGATAATTGGCGAAGAGCAGGTTATAGAGCTTGTAAAAAGATATTATGAAAAAGGCGAAAATTTTTATGTAAAAGCAGGCTTTGATCCTACTGCGCCAGATCTTCACCTAGGTCACTCCGTAGTGCTTACTAAAATGGCATTTCTTCAAAAGCATGGGGCTATAGTGCAGTTTTTAATAGGAGATTTTACTGGTCAAATAGGCGATCCAAGCGGTAAATCAGCCACTAGAAAGAAACTTGATAAAGAGACTGTGGCTAAAAACGCCAAGACTTATGAAGAGCAGGTTTTTAAAATTTTAGATCCTAAAAAAACTGTCATAATGTTTAACTCAAAGTGGTGTAACGAGCTTGGAGCGGCAGGTATTGTTGAATTAACAAGTACTTTTCCCGTGGCTAGAATGCTTGAGCGTGATGATTTTGAGAAGAGATTTAAGGCCGGCAGCTCCATATCCATAAGTGAGTTTTTATACCCTCTTTTACAAGGCTATGATAGTGTGGCGATGAAATGCGATATAGAGATGGGGGGAACAGACCAGAAATTTAACCTTTTAATGGGCAGAACCCTGCAAAGAATTTATAATATCGGAAAAGAGCAAGCGGTTATAATGATGCCACTTCTCGAGGGGCTTGACGGCGTAAATAAGATGAGTAAAAGCTTGGGTAATTATATAGGAGTAACGGATAATGCAAATGATATGTTTGGTAAAATTTTAAGCATTAGCGATGATCTTATGTGGAGATACTATGAGCTTTTGAGTGATAAAAGTGTGGATGAGATAAAGAGTCTAAAAGATGATGTTGATAGTGGCAAAGCACATCCAAAGGCTGTAAAAGAGGCTCTTGCATTAGAAATAACGGCACGCTATCATGGCGAATCGGTTGCCAACGAGGCTAAGGCTGAATTTGACCGAGTTCATACTCAAAATCAAATTCCGGCAGAGCTTGAAGAATTTAATCTTAAGGCTCCAGTTTGGATAGTCGAGGCTTTGGTTCATTGTAAATTAAGCTCTACAAATTCTCAAGCAAGACGAGATATAAGTGCAAATGCGGTTAGTATAGATCAAAAGAAAATTTCCGATGAACAGTTAAAACTTGGCGTTGGAGAGTATATTTTACAAGTAGGCAAGAGAAAATTTGCAAAACTAAAGGTAGTAGATGGAGTTTAA
- a CDS encoding nitronate monooxygenase family protein translates to MEFKSIKIGKYEIKYPIIQGGMGLGISWDKLAGNVSLEGGLGVISSVGTGYYENRAHITKELNSKPLGSENFYSREGLKAVIDNARKICGDLPLGVNILYASNDYARTVKDACEHGINIIISGAGLPTNLPEFTQNFKDVALVPIVSSAKALKIICKRWTMRYNRLPDAVILEGPLSGGHQGFTYEQCLDPEYQLENLIKPVKDEIKEWGDFPLFAAGGIWDKDDIKRVCDLGADGVQMGTRFIGTHECDASKDFKDAILNAKKEDIELIKSPVGYPARGVRTNLLDLVDKKAGPKISCISNCVAPCQRGKEAKEVGYCIADRLFDAFSGVKETGLFFTGANGYKLNEIISVKELFKKLIHGENN, encoded by the coding sequence ATGGAGTTTAAATCGATAAAAATTGGAAAATATGAGATAAAGTACCCGATAATTCAAGGCGGAATGGGGCTTGGTATAAGTTGGGACAAGCTGGCTGGCAACGTAAGCTTGGAAGGAGGACTAGGAGTAATAAGTTCTGTTGGTACCGGATATTATGAAAATAGAGCACATATAACCAAAGAGCTAAATTCAAAACCGCTTGGAAGTGAAAATTTCTATTCACGTGAGGGTCTTAAGGCTGTCATTGATAATGCTAGAAAAATTTGCGGAGATCTGCCTCTTGGAGTAAATATACTATATGCCAGCAACGATTATGCTAGAACTGTAAAAGATGCCTGCGAACACGGTATAAACATAATAATAAGTGGAGCCGGACTTCCTACAAACCTACCTGAATTTACACAAAATTTCAAAGATGTAGCACTAGTACCGATAGTCTCTTCTGCTAAAGCTTTAAAGATAATATGTAAACGTTGGACAATGAGATATAACCGTCTCCCTGATGCTGTGATTTTAGAAGGACCTCTTAGCGGAGGACATCAAGGCTTTACATACGAGCAATGCCTAGATCCAGAGTATCAACTTGAAAATCTAATAAAACCTGTTAAAGATGAGATAAAAGAGTGGGGCGATTTTCCGCTTTTTGCGGCGGGCGGCATCTGGGATAAAGATGATATAAAAAGAGTCTGTGATCTCGGTGCTGACGGAGTGCAGATGGGAACGAGATTTATAGGTACTCACGAGTGCGATGCGAGCAAAGATTTTAAGGATGCGATATTGAATGCGAAAAAAGAGGATATCGAGCTTATTAAAAGTCCGGTTGGATATCCTGCACGCGGAGTAAGGACTAATTTATTAGACTTAGTGGATAAAAAGGCTGGTCCAAAGATAAGTTGTATCAGTAATTGTGTGGCGCCTTGTCAACGCGGCAAAGAGGCTAAAGAGGTCGGGTATTGTATAGCCGATAGGCTTTTTGACGCATTTTCAGGAGTTAAAGAAACCGGACTATTTTTTACTGGTGCAAATGGGTATAAGCTAAACGAGATAATCAGTGTAAAAGAGCTTTTTAAAAAACTAATACATGGCGAAAATAATTAG
- a CDS encoding N-acetylmuramoyl-L-alanine amidase: protein MFIATVGICSTFDARIKNFDDKFLKANKTIKLELHQDMKGLYIKSVVDNDDKIRVEILKRLIESSKALGLGSNPYERELESLVQAAQKDSKNNKKLQKESKGSNQPLITAKENYSNKSIQILKVIEHPNGLEIKFSSPIFESSIKHFKLNSKNHFRNVYDLNRVWISKPQAFKNIISDEIKVSQFDKNTIRVLFSHKKEQKINFKIKQNSIFFALDKVELENLASNSKSQQKTELKDDKSKKQNSNLSKKIVKTKISTSNKIIVLDAGHGGDDPGAIGGAKLKEKNIVLSIALKAGDELKKRGYKVYYTRTKDKFINLRSRTKLANDKLADLFISVHANAAPNKEKGAVMQGIETFFLSPARSERSKNVAALENKSDIDEMNFFSKQTFLNFLNREKIIASNKLAIDIQREVLARTKKINSKVVDGGVREAPFWVLVGALMPAVLIEVGYISHPDEGKLIGKSNYQDAIAKGIADGVDVYFANQQ from the coding sequence TTGTTTATTGCTACAGTGGGAATTTGCTCTACTTTTGATGCTAGGATAAAGAATTTTGACGATAAATTTCTAAAGGCAAATAAAACTATCAAGCTTGAACTCCATCAGGATATGAAGGGATTATATATAAAGTCGGTCGTAGATAATGATGATAAAATCAGAGTCGAGATATTAAAAAGACTGATTGAAAGCTCAAAAGCATTAGGATTAGGCTCTAATCCGTATGAAAGAGAGCTGGAGTCATTAGTACAAGCGGCCCAAAAAGATAGTAAAAATAATAAAAAGTTACAAAAAGAGTCAAAGGGATCAAATCAGCCATTAATAACAGCTAAAGAAAATTACTCAAATAAATCAATTCAAATTCTAAAAGTTATCGAACATCCAAATGGCTTGGAGATAAAATTTAGTAGTCCTATTTTTGAAAGTAGTATAAAACATTTTAAACTGAATTCAAAAAACCATTTTAGAAATGTGTATGACTTAAACAGAGTCTGGATAAGTAAGCCTCAAGCTTTTAAAAATATAATATCTGATGAGATCAAAGTAAGCCAGTTTGATAAAAATACTATCAGAGTCTTATTTTCTCACAAAAAAGAGCAAAAAATAAATTTCAAAATAAAACAAAATTCTATATTTTTCGCGCTTGATAAAGTAGAATTGGAAAATTTAGCATCAAATTCAAAAAGTCAGCAAAAAACTGAACTTAAAGACGATAAGAGTAAAAAACAAAATTCTAATCTATCTAAAAAAATAGTTAAAACTAAGATTAGTACATCAAACAAGATCATAGTCCTTGACGCAGGACACGGTGGCGATGATCCTGGCGCGATAGGCGGCGCAAAACTTAAAGAGAAAAATATCGTCTTAAGCATAGCTCTTAAGGCGGGAGATGAGCTTAAAAAGCGCGGATACAAGGTGTATTACACCCGCACGAAAGATAAATTTATCAACCTTAGAAGCAGAACAAAGCTTGCAAACGATAAACTCGCCGATCTTTTCATATCCGTTCATGCAAATGCCGCACCAAATAAAGAAAAAGGCGCTGTTATGCAGGGTATCGAGACGTTTTTCCTCTCTCCTGCAAGAAGTGAGCGCAGCAAAAACGTAGCCGCACTTGAAAACAAATCAGACATAGATGAGATGAATTTCTTCTCCAAGCAGACCTTTTTAAACTTTTTAAACAGAGAAAAGATCATCGCTTCAAATAAGCTTGCCATAGACATTCAGAGAGAAGTGCTCGCACGCACCAAAAAGATAAACTCAAAAGTCGTCGACGGCGGAGTGAGAGAAGCGCCGTTTTGGGTGCTGGTAGGCGCGCTTATGCCTGCCGTTTTGATTGAGGTGGGGTACATCTCGCACCCTGATGAGGGCAAACTCATAGGCAAATCAAACTACCAAGATGCGATCGCTAAAGGTATCGCTGACGGCGTTGATGTCTATTTTGCAAATCAGCAATGA
- the mnmC gene encoding bifunctional tRNA (5-methylaminomethyl-2-thiouridine)(34)-methyltransferase MnmD/FAD-dependent 5-carboxymethylaminomethyl-2-thiouridine(34) oxidoreductase MnmC, with the protein MKTAKISFKEGIAYSENFGDIYFNSDDPAGESRYVFASAIDEIWDSKQKFIIAEAGFGAGLNFLTTLNKFKNSNKFLHYVSIEANPISKEDLAKIYENLGVFNELSSELISNYPPLIRGFHRLNFANSRITLDLCFGKIDQILPELDFKADIWFMDGFAPSKNSDMWSDEVFKEVTNLSKSGAILRTYSSAKAVQNALAKNGFKVSLQKGFGKKRKMISAILEAASNNVKNPWFSRFDIQSSDKTPKNALIIGGGVAGCVSAYKLAQLGVKVTIAEKCEDIATNGSGNHCGILMPLITKPEVELGRMHMNAFLQAVRFYKKAMSKTECEFRGCIDYAHDEKLLARLEEWLKFDDENGVFDINLNSAPYPSAFIKEGAKARPRKMCKTASKCADILLGYEFESYEVLPDGKISAKFKNGKAIISDMLILALGSDSMEFFSNFDMQLSSVRGQVTHIKESVKTNLAFSAKGYVCPEVDGVQVVGATYDRNLKLDESRSSDDEKNLADIGEFLQGKKPKILGSKVGYRSYSGDRFPIVGRLYDDEFYKNSYKALLWTKNKSENLSAKYIPNVYINTAHGSRGLCTAVLAAELICDLMFDRPLCIEKSLFDALHPARFLIRKLKKGIK; encoded by the coding sequence ATGAAAACAGCCAAAATTTCTTTTAAAGAGGGCATCGCATATAGCGAGAATTTTGGCGACATATACTTTAACAGCGACGATCCTGCAGGCGAGAGTAGATATGTATTTGCCAGTGCGATTGATGAAATTTGGGATAGTAAGCAGAAATTTATCATCGCCGAAGCGGGCTTTGGAGCAGGGCTTAATTTTTTAACAACACTAAACAAATTCAAAAACTCAAACAAATTTTTGCATTACGTCAGCATTGAAGCAAATCCTATAAGCAAGGAAGATCTTGCTAAAATTTATGAAAATTTAGGCGTTTTTAACGAGCTTTCAAGTGAGCTTATAAGCAACTATCCGCCTCTTATACGAGGATTTCATCGGCTAAATTTTGCAAATTCACGTATCACTCTTGATCTGTGCTTTGGCAAGATAGATCAAATTTTGCCCGAGCTTGATTTTAAGGCCGATATCTGGTTTATGGATGGGTTTGCACCCAGCAAGAATTCCGATATGTGGAGTGACGAGGTCTTTAAAGAGGTTACAAATTTAAGTAAATCTGGAGCGATTTTACGAACCTACTCTAGTGCTAAAGCCGTGCAAAATGCACTTGCTAAAAACGGCTTTAAAGTAAGCTTGCAAAAAGGTTTTGGCAAAAAGCGCAAGATGATAAGCGCCATACTTGAAGCCGCAAGCAACAACGTTAAAAATCCATGGTTTAGTAGATTTGATATCCAAAGTAGCGACAAAACTCCAAAGAACGCACTTATCATAGGTGGCGGAGTGGCAGGATGTGTGAGCGCTTATAAGCTAGCCCAGCTTGGCGTAAAAGTTACCATAGCTGAAAAATGCGAAGACATCGCTACAAACGGCTCCGGTAATCACTGCGGAATTTTGATGCCGCTTATCACAAAGCCTGAAGTAGAGCTTGGCAGGATGCACATGAACGCGTTTTTACAAGCGGTTAGGTTTTATAAAAAGGCTATGAGCAAGACTGAGTGTGAATTTAGGGGGTGCATAGACTATGCACACGATGAAAAGCTTTTAGCAAGGCTAGAAGAGTGGCTTAAATTTGATGATGAAAATGGAGTTTTTGATATAAATTTAAATAGCGCTCCTTATCCTAGTGCCTTTATAAAAGAAGGTGCCAAGGCTAGACCGCGAAAGATGTGCAAGACGGCAAGTAAGTGCGCTGATATCTTGCTTGGATATGAGTTTGAGAGCTATGAGGTTTTGCCTGATGGTAAAATTTCGGCGAAATTTAAAAACGGAAAAGCCATCATTAGCGATATGCTGATCCTAGCTCTTGGCAGCGATAGTATGGAGTTTTTCTCAAATTTTGACATGCAACTTAGCTCGGTTCGCGGGCAGGTCACGCACATAAAAGAGTCCGTAAAGACAAATTTGGCTTTTAGCGCTAAAGGCTATGTCTGCCCTGAGGTTGATGGCGTGCAAGTTGTCGGTGCAACTTATGATAGAAATTTAAAACTTGATGAGTCTAGAAGCAGTGACGATGAGAAAAATTTAGCCGATATAGGTGAGTTTTTGCAGGGTAAGAAGCCTAAAATTTTAGGCTCAAAAGTAGGCTATAGAAGCTATAGCGGAGATAGATTTCCGATTGTCGGAAGGCTTTATGACGACGAATTTTATAAAAATAGTTATAAAGCGCTTCTTTGGACGAAAAATAAAAGCGAAAATTTAAGCGCCAAATATATCCCAAATGTCTATATCAATACCGCTCACGGCTCGCGCGGACTCTGCACCGCCGTGCTTGCGGCTGAGCTCATCTGCGATCTTATGTTTGATCGACCGTTATGTATAGAAAAGAGCCTTTTTGACGCACTTCATCCAGCTAGATTTTTGATACGAAAGCTTAAAAAGGGCATTAAGTAG
- the ppa gene encoding inorganic diphosphatase, with translation MDISKIKAGSNPDKINAVIEIPYGSNIKYEICKDSGAVFVDRVLYSAMFYPANYGFVPNTLAEDGDPADILVLNEYPLQAGSVIPCRLIGVLVMEDEAGMDEKLLAVPVSKIDPRYDAIKSYKDLPEATLNKIKNFFETYKMLEPNKWVKVKEFKCADTAKEILDKAIKSYK, from the coding sequence ATGGATATATCAAAAATCAAAGCAGGCTCAAACCCTGATAAGATCAATGCCGTTATCGAGATCCCTTACGGCTCAAACATAAAATATGAAATTTGCAAAGACAGCGGCGCGGTTTTCGTCGATCGCGTGCTTTATTCGGCGATGTTTTACCCTGCAAACTACGGTTTCGTGCCAAATACCTTAGCAGAAGATGGCGATCCTGCCGATATCTTGGTGCTTAACGAGTATCCTTTGCAAGCGGGCAGCGTCATCCCTTGCCGTCTGATCGGAGTTCTTGTGATGGAAGATGAAGCAGGCATGGACGAAAAACTTCTTGCAGTGCCGGTTAGCAAGATAGATCCAAGATATGACGCTATAAAAAGCTACAAAGATCTTCCCGAAGCGACGCTAAATAAGATAAAAAACTTCTTTGAAACCTATAAAATGCTTGAACCGAACAAATGGGTAAAAGTAAAAGAGTTTAAGTGTGCCGATACGGCAAAAGAAATTTTAGATAAAGCGATAAAAAGCTATAAATAA
- a CDS encoding NirD/YgiW/YdeI family stress tolerance protein: MLKKLTLSALLAGSLLASGGFIGTNNAAQNQGGFTGKGSATLVTIKEALNMRDGAPVILEGKIKSQIRSDDYEFVGRSGETIEIEIDNHVWKGVTVDENTPIRITGKVDKDLMKTTIDVKSVEIIK; this comes from the coding sequence ATGCTTAAAAAACTTACACTATCAGCTCTTCTAGCAGGCTCGCTTTTGGCAAGCGGAGGATTTATAGGCACAAATAACGCCGCACAAAACCAAGGCGGCTTCACAGGCAAAGGAAGTGCGACGCTAGTCACTATCAAAGAAGCTCTTAATATGAGAGACGGAGCGCCGGTCATTCTTGAAGGCAAGATCAAATCTCAAATCAGATCAGATGATTATGAATTTGTCGGCAGAAGCGGTGAGACAATCGAAATCGAGATAGATAACCATGTCTGGAAGGGCGTAACCGTAGATGAAAACACGCCTATAAGAATTACAGGAAAAGTTGATAAAGACCTCATGAAAACAACTATCGACGTAAAATCTGTCGAGATAATCAAATAA
- a CDS encoding adenylate kinase, producing MKKLFLIIGAPGSGKTTDANLIAKGDESFTHYSTGDLLREEVASGSELGKLIDSYISKGNLVPLEVVVNAIISAIKSSKTPNVVLDGYPRSVEQMSELDKVLSAQDEIALKGVIEVAVSEDIARERVLGRARGADDNNEVFNNRMKVYLEPIGAIREFYSGKNLLHEINGERTIDEIVQDMRKLINSLL from the coding sequence ATGAAAAAACTATTTTTGATAATCGGAGCACCGGGAAGCGGTAAGACAACAGACGCAAATTTGATCGCAAAAGGCGATGAGAGCTTTACTCACTACTCCACGGGCGATCTGCTTAGAGAAGAAGTTGCCAGCGGAAGCGAGCTGGGCAAACTCATAGACAGCTACATCTCAAAAGGAAATTTAGTCCCTCTTGAAGTGGTTGTAAATGCGATAATAAGCGCTATAAAAAGCTCCAAAACGCCAAATGTCGTGCTTGACGGATATCCTAGAAGCGTCGAGCAGATGAGTGAGCTTGATAAAGTTCTCTCTGCGCAGGATGAAATCGCGCTAAAAGGCGTTATCGAAGTTGCCGTTAGCGAAGATATAGCCAGAGAGCGTGTGCTTGGACGTGCAAGAGGCGCTGATGATAACAACGAAGTCTTTAATAACCGCATGAAAGTATATCTTGAGCCAATCGGCGCTATTCGTGAATTTTATTCAGGCAAAAATTTGCTTCACGAGATAAACGGCGAAAGAACGATTGATGAGATCGTGCAAGACATGAGAAAACTAATAAATTCACTTCTGTAA